A window from Halopelagius inordinatus encodes these proteins:
- a CDS encoding DUF4350 domain-containing protein gives MVRFSDVDLPRALLVVLILLTLLSVGVLMSTSTSAFGAYNPAWEGTSSLRDQASAVDVETMVATNTSEYAEANPTSSVAVILSPDRPYTSAEAEDVREFVRAGGTLVVAEDFGPHTNPLLDELGVQTRIDGRLLRDERRYYRSPDIVVASDVEEHPLTGETSQLTLNHGTALRPNESRVLVNSSGFSYLDTNRNGSLDGTESMTSYPLVTLETVGDGRVVVVSDPSVFINAMLERPGNEQFARSLFSGHETLVLDYSHQGELPPFTAAAVAVRQSELLRALVGFGSIAAIAVVSRKRRDD, from the coding sequence ATGGTTCGGTTCTCGGACGTCGACCTGCCGCGTGCGCTTCTCGTCGTGTTGATACTGCTCACGTTACTCTCCGTCGGCGTTCTGATGAGTACGTCCACGAGCGCGTTCGGCGCGTACAACCCGGCGTGGGAAGGGACGTCGTCGCTCCGCGACCAAGCGTCGGCGGTCGATGTCGAGACGATGGTCGCCACGAACACGAGCGAGTACGCGGAGGCGAATCCGACGTCGAGTGTCGCCGTCATCCTCTCGCCCGACAGACCCTACACGTCGGCGGAGGCCGAAGACGTCCGCGAGTTCGTCCGGGCGGGCGGGACGCTCGTCGTCGCAGAGGACTTCGGCCCGCACACGAATCCGCTTCTCGACGAGTTGGGCGTTCAGACGAGAATCGACGGCCGACTCCTCAGAGACGAACGCCGGTACTACCGGTCGCCCGACATCGTGGTCGCCTCCGACGTGGAGGAACACCCTCTGACCGGCGAGACGTCGCAACTCACGCTGAACCACGGAACCGCGCTTCGGCCGAACGAATCGCGCGTTTTGGTGAACAGCTCCGGGTTCTCGTATCTCGACACGAATCGGAACGGCTCGCTGGACGGCACCGAATCGATGACCTCCTATCCCCTCGTGACGCTCGAGACGGTCGGCGACGGCCGCGTCGTCGTCGTCTCTGACCCGAGCGTGTTCATAAACGCGATGCTCGAACGCCCCGGTAACGAACAGTTCGCTCGGTCGCTCTTTTCGGGCCACGAGACGCTCGTCCTCGACTACTCTCACCAAGGAGAGCTCCCGCCGTTCACCGCCGCGGCCGTCGCCGTCCGACAGTCGGAACTGCTCCGCGCACTCGTGGGGTTCGGGAGCATCGCAGCCATCGCGGTTGTGAGCCGGAAGCGCCGAGACGATTAA
- a CDS encoding AAA family ATPase, whose product MDEPDTLYTAIRDEAATVLVGNESVLEELTVSLLTGGHVLLEGVPGVAKTTIAEVFARTLGLDFQRIQMTPDLMPADVTGTTIYRETTGEFETKRGPIFSNLVVVDEINRATPKTQSALLEAMQEGQVTIEGETYPLPEPFMVVATMNPIDMDGTFALPEAQFDRFQLKIDVDIPERELESALLERFDETPDLRPDLIRQVVSADDIYAARATVRDVHVDPSIRDYILDIVQSTRDSTDTAHGASPRAGIHLLSSSKARAAVEGRDYVIPDDPKALAEPVLAHRIVLSTDAELSDLDSRSVVGDAVSAVTPPTHDVAPSAEAVSDGGEHPNADGDE is encoded by the coding sequence ATGGACGAACCTGATACCCTGTACACGGCGATTCGCGACGAAGCCGCGACCGTCCTCGTCGGAAACGAGTCCGTGTTGGAGGAACTCACCGTCTCGCTACTCACCGGCGGGCACGTTCTCCTCGAAGGCGTTCCGGGCGTCGCTAAGACCACCATCGCGGAGGTGTTCGCGCGGACGCTCGGGTTAGACTTCCAGCGCATCCAGATGACGCCGGACCTCATGCCCGCAGACGTCACGGGAACGACCATCTATCGCGAGACGACCGGCGAATTCGAGACGAAGCGCGGACCGATCTTCTCGAATCTCGTCGTCGTAGACGAGATAAACCGCGCGACGCCGAAGACCCAGAGCGCGCTTCTCGAGGCGATGCAAGAGGGACAGGTGACCATCGAGGGGGAAACGTACCCGCTCCCGGAACCGTTCATGGTCGTCGCCACGATGAACCCCATCGACATGGACGGAACGTTCGCCCTCCCGGAAGCGCAGTTCGACCGGTTTCAACTCAAGATAGACGTCGATATACCCGAACGCGAACTGGAGAGCGCACTGTTGGAACGCTTCGACGAGACGCCCGACCTGCGGCCCGACCTGATCAGACAGGTCGTCTCCGCCGACGACATCTACGCTGCGAGAGCGACGGTACGGGACGTTCACGTCGACCCGTCGATCCGAGACTACATCCTCGATATCGTCCAATCGACCAGAGACAGCACCGACACCGCGCACGGCGCGTCCCCCCGCGCGGGGATTCACCTCCTCTCGTCTTCGAAGGCGCGGGCCGCCGTCGAAGGGCGAGACTACGTCATCCCCGACGACCCGAAAGCCCTGGCCGAACCCGTCCTCGCCCACCGAATCGTGCTCAGTACGGACGCCGAACTCAGCGACTTGGACTCTCGCTCGGTCGTCGGAGACGCAGTCAGCGCGGTCACGCCTCCG